In Chelmon rostratus isolate fCheRos1 chromosome 21, fCheRos1.pri, whole genome shotgun sequence, the genomic window TACATACAGTCATCCAGGGATGGAAAAGGGTCTCTCTCCTCGTTCAAATACCATTACAGATCTTAGTTTTGTCACTACTGTACATTTTATCCACAAGAGTTCTACAGGAACATCACAGCGATGTAACTGGCTCTCATAAAAAAACATCGTGGCTTTTCCCTGGATGTCTATGTGCTATGTTATTATACAGCCTCCCTTGTCCCCCTTGTAGGGGTTCTTGTCATCTGGAACGCCCTTAATCAGCGGGTCATTTGGTAACATTCCCTCAACAAACGAGATGGTTTCTGCACAGTTTGCACCCACCTGCCGttcagaggaaagaggaaaacaaatgtaagcTTAGCAAaccaaaatgtcttttcataaaacacagaaacggACAATATGAGCTTGCATGCTAAAAGAATGATGAAGTATATATGTCCCCTAATTGCTTTCCACATTGTTATAATACAATACAGGCTTTTGGTAGCTAAAATTAAAGATAATATTGAACAGATTGTTCACAATTGTTGGCAAGACAACatgacattctgttttttttaaaaaagaggtAATTTACTTACAGGTGTCCTAGCTGTGCTAACTTCCTTCTTCAACTGTTCCAGCTCCATTTTCAGGATTTCCTTATCTGACATATCCCGAGCCATCCTGGCTGTAAGAGGAAATGAACATCACAATGTTGAAATGTCACAACAAATGCCTGAAAGTGTACTCTCACGATTTCCTTCACAGTCAACGTGCTGTAACCTGTACTTTCTTTAGATTTTTCTTGTAATGCTACTTTCCATCAAATCatccagtttaaaaaaaacactccttGAACAAAATACATGTAAATCCTGCACAGACCCTAAGTCTCAGTCATCAGTCTTTACCTGTTGAATGGCGGGATCCCCAACAATCAGAGAAAAACTGTCAGCTCCTAAGAGCTGATCGACTGTATGCCTTCCTCTTGTCTGCTCGCTTCCTCACACTGACTGATCGGTGCTGTCCCACTGCTCTTCATCCCAGCTGATCCCTGCCGCTGGCTTTCGGGAGAGGTCGGCACAGGATTGGACCTGATGTCACCAATCCCCCGTGATGAGCTTAAACAATCAGGAGCCCTGACCCCtgaacaggaaggaggaagggaaaaGAGCACAGATCCTTACAGATCTGCAGACCGCATGGCGGTGAAAGTGAGACATTGAAATAGAAATGATAGATGTGTAAACATCATGTCATCTGATGTTACCTGTAGACCgtaaacacaccaaaacacatgcagtatgATATGAGATGGGCTGTAATAGGTCAACTAAGTGAAAAAAGAAGATTAGCAATGAAGGTGTACATGTGTGGTAAGAGTTGGGTTCATTGCTTGTACATTATAAGCACAGGACCTTGTGCCAAGAGTAAAGAGGCCGACTGATTTGATTATACACTTTAATCTTGCAGTCGATCCAATCAGTTGCTCTGAGTCTAATAGTCATTTCAAGAAACTTTAAAACACGTTGGAGGCTGCTTACACCTAATATGCAAGAGTGACACTGatatttttgtgaatatttatCTTTGCTCAAGGCATCTTTACAGGCACTGCTTTGATCCTGCTGTTGTAACAATGCATACTTGCATAGATGCTTATTGACTAATATTGCATTATTTCATATTCTTTTAACACTGAGCTCAGGGGGCACTGTCCATGCAGTAATCtgctttatacaatcatgtgttcacaaagtgttgaaccttgctccatacttgcttgtgaaccactgagcctttccaggatgctcctttcatacccaatcatgatgctatcacctgttaccaatcaacctgtttacctgtggaatgatccaaacaggtgtttttggagcgttccacaactttcccagtcttctgttgctcttgtcccaacttgtttgaaacatgcatcagattcagaataagcagatatttagaaaaatcaatgaggctgatgaggtcaaacattaaatatattgtctttgtactgtttttttttttatttgtggttgtttgttctCCATGTATCTGTGTGGATGGGTGAACTGGAGGCTCTAAAGTGCCCATACATGTAAATAGATGTGTGACTGGTTGTCTTTAGTGTACCCCACCTCTCACACAGTGTAATGGGATAGGCTCCAGCATCCAGGGCCCTGTGAAGCTGCACAGGAGAAGCAGTGAGAGATCATTGTTGGGCTGAAAATGGGCTTACAGCATCAAAATGAGTTGTTGATgtaagcagaaaaacacaattccAGTGAAAGCCAACATTTGTGTAACCTAGGGTGTTAAATGTGAAGCATATAGATTTAAACTAACATTTCTTGAGCTAAAGTTAAAATGTCTGCCCCTGTGAAAGTAGTCCCACTACTCTGTACTAATAACCTCCAACTGACATTTCATCTGACACATGAGAGGCTACTGATCCTTAACTAAACCTTCAGCAGGACTCACACTAAGCCATTTTCAGGATGTGGGTTAGTCTCATCCACTCAAGATTAACCCAAGACACGTCACTGTTGATGAACAGCAGTGTGGAGACGCTCCTGGCCGTTATGAAGGCCAGGTGTGTAACTGAGCACCTGATGAAAAACTCCCCTCCCCACTAATCTGTCCTGTTTCACTTTCATACTTTGAATTACTGATTGTTGGCGTTTAAGCAGGATGTCTCACTGACACTAATGAATGTAGGAGCTTCCTTTAATATTTCCTGAGAGATGCTGAGGGCTTAACATTCGTGCCGAAATTATTAACCAATTAGATGATCAACAGAACCTTTATCCACAGCAATTCTGacaactgattaattgtttaggTCATTTATCAAGCCAAACATTATCTGCCTCCAGCCCAGAAAACATTAGAATTATGTGGTTATCTCAGTAACTATTGGTCggataagacaaagaaaatgaagactTCTCATTAGGCTCTGGGAACTTGTTATGGCCCATAGCTGCCACTGAGAACACTATGgtgctgttggtgttgtttCAGGGAGCGTGTGGATTTCAGTCACCtgagaaatttacatttttcagttgtttttactAACATTAGTtagtgtttctctttttattattgctCTGCTTGCTTATGAATAATTGTAATACAGTTTGTGTTCTTAATCCCATACTCTTATATTCTATTATTTTTACCTTATTGTCTACCGCTCATGTTATGggtatttttctttattttcttatagGCTAAACTATTAATTGATAATTACCCGCTAGGAAATAATAAGGCTAAGTAACAGCCACAGATACTTTTTCCTCCCATGGAGTTAACGCTTTTGTAATGATCTACATCCTCCTCTAGATGGCGACGGCgaatttttcatcttttcctctAATCCCCATGAACGAGACTGTCCCGCCCAATTCGGTCTATCGGCCAATAGGGGCGCCTCTTGGCGCTAAACCACAAActcttttcaaaataagagcatcCCTTTTTGAATCGGATTTTCCTTCTCTACGGGAATAGGATACTTACTTTTATTTCGACAGGTGTATGTATTTTGACAGGAAGTCACTCGAATACCTGCAGTGTTTCTCGAGGATATACGTGTAGCGACAATGGCAGCTCCCAGTAGGAAACAGACGTTAAGATTTCTCAGTCAGTTTGGAGCGTTTATTTTAACCCGGTTCGGATTTTGGAACTGCTTCAGtatgttgatgctgtttgcgGAACGAGCGGACTCGAAAAGGTAAACATCTTGAGAAAATAAGACGCTGTGaaacagctaacgttagctaacggCAATCTAAATAAGCGTTAAACGTctacaaatatattttcaagGTAATGATTAAAATAGTATGTAGGTTACTTTGGCAGCTTTCAGTCATGAACAATATGCGTGCTAGCTGACCCTTTCgtttatgtttctgttgaaGTGTAAACctagccagctagctaacaGGGGCTGGATTTCAGAAAGTCGACAAAGCCTCAAGCCAAGTTAAAGCCATATGGAGTTGTTTAAGATAAAAGGACGACTCATATTTAGCCTGCTCTGTAATTTTCAGTCGGACAGTGGACAGGTAGTAATTATTTCTGCTAGTAATTGTGGTTTTAATCGCTTATATATACTGGGAGTGTATTGTTTCAGTCTGTGGTGGGTTGGTCTCACTTAAAACAACCACACCCCTCTGAATTATGGTGTAATTAAAGCAACCTAAAGGATAAGTGTAGGATAAGTTGCAGCCTTTGTCATGCCTGCCTGCCTACCTCTCTACAGTTGGGTTATTTTCCCCTCAGTCTCAAGTAGGTGCCgtttaaaacaagaaaacttTAGCTGGTGTTGTGCTGACAGGGTTAGTTTACAGTTGGCCTATTTGAATGAACTTTGATGAATAGTTGGGTAGTTTCATGAACATCATGGCACACAGCAACATCCTTTTGGGTTTTTGACTGCTGGCCAGCTGTTTCAGGACACTTAAGGTTATCATTAGGGTTGTCTAGTGTGGagagaaaaatcaaatgaacagtcagtgtgaacacacacatctatacTATCTCTTTTTCTACTGAAGTCGAAATAATTTACATTCCTCTATACCTGATGAAGGGCCAATTTGGAGTTGAAATGTACTTTTCTTCCTGTATTGTTACACAAAAATACTTTAGACATTGTACACTACAATACTGCAGTATTATTGTTAATGCATTTCCAAAACTAAATGAGTAATCACAACAACACTTGATAGATAAATTAATAACAAATATGATCTGTAGTTGCTGCATTAATGCAAAACAAGTACAGGTTTATTGTCATTGCAGCAGAAGCGCTCCAACGCTCATGTTCTGGCTGTCTCTACACAGTGCACAATTgtataaacatacacacacacacacacacacacacacacacacatccaattAAGTATGAGACTAACAAGATGCAACAggcaattaaaaataatacagtggctgtgtgatttgaagctcttttcattcattgtcaTCTGCAGGAAGCCGGACATCCATATACCATACCTGTATGTGGACATGGGGGCTGCCGTACTCTGCGCCAGCTTCATGTCATTTGGGGTGAAGAGGAGGTGGTTCGCAATGGCTGCCGCCGTACAACTGGCTCTCAGCACTTACGCATCGTATGTTGGAGAACAGGTGTACTATGGAGACTGGCTTAAGGTGAGTCACCGTCTGGTTTATAGTAACAAAGCTGCTGTTCAGTTACCTGTGTGCATTAGTCATCACCACCAGACTCCCTGCAACTTCCTGTTTGATTAGTGTCACTTTGTTCTAATATCAGGATATGGTAGATAAGCTTTTCCTCTGGTCAGACTAGTTTAAAGCAATATCAAGGTTTTAAAGAGGCTAACCTGAGGCTTAACTGATAAAAATCAAGGAACTATTCTTCTTAATGTttcaacaaatgacaaatatacatttattttaggCAATTTGACtaatgccgggatcagactacacaggttttttgtctttgacgatGGTCAAATGATCACTGTGCCATAAACTCTTGCCGTGTCTTGGTCGGCTGACTGGTACAGTACGTCTTATGTCATGATGACACACAAATTCAGATGTCATTGGGGAGGTtggtgaagcaactgtcaatcaaactgacacaAGCGTTGTGTGCGATGCCACCGGTGTCGTTttcagaataaaaaagaaatcatcatTGTTGTACATTTATTAACTTCTCCAGCACGTGAAGACCAGAATTCAACACAAGACGACAACTttacaataaataatttaaGACAAGCACACATAAAAGTAGCAATTAGAAATACAAATATACCATGAATAAAAAAGGggcagcacattttcacagtaCAAACTGTAGGAATAtttatgtttcattgtttatATAAATTAGAAAATGGGACTAGCcttttcatttgttacttttATTTCCTTGATACTTATTTGTCCTTGTGATTGGAGATCCAGAAGCTTCTGAACAGGCTGTTTTTAAGGCtctttttgttgacatttcCACTGCATTAAACTCTTCAAGCCAGCCATCTCTTTTAATATGCTTTCAAACAAGTTATGGTTTGATTTCTGTTTACAATGTAGTGATATTTCCAATGCAGTCTTACACTCAGCCTGTTGAATTCTGACAGAGGACAAATTGCCAGAAAATTGGATGTGTGTCAGATATAGAGGCACATGTGAGAGTGACCCAGATCAGTGttgaattattaaaaacagatcTGTGTCACACATGAGGATAAAAATGGATCTGGGCCACCACTAGAAGTCTGAAAGTAGATTGTTTTATCAGAGCTTGACACTGTAGCACAGCCTGAAGTGTGTTTTCCGGCAGGTACGAATGTATTCCAGAGCGCTGGCCATTATCGGAGGCTTCCTGGTCCTGGCCAGCGGGGCGGGGGAGGTGTACAGACAGAAACCTCGCAGCAGATCCCTGCAGTCCACTGGACAGGTTTTCCTGGGAGTCTACCTCATCTGCGTGGTAAGACCTGTGTCAGTTTTAAGGATTATTTGCACGTGGGCGGGCTCGGTAATcaattctgacatttcacagccAACATGAGACCAGTACAGTTGTCTGAACAAGAACACAGAAGCAGTCACAGAATACATTTATGAAGTGACTGCAGCTCTTATCCAAAATGTCATATGCTACTTTTCTGTTGTATATTAATTTAAACTGATTATCAGATCTTTGGGTTTTGGCTCTTTaggagacaaaacaagacattttaaagttgtCACCTCAGGTTCTGGGAGACTGAagctcatttctcattttctgacattttgtggattaaattattaatgcataaataaaagTCTGATTTAATGAAAGATTAGCTGCAGCTACAGTTGCAAGATTCCTGGAAATAATGGGAATAAAGTGGAACTATATTTGCTCAGGCTGTTTTTATCTTATCAtatgcagacagaaacaaacctTTTACCATATAAGCTGACAATAGAGCACTCTTCtaaaagaaattacaaaaaatattaTCAATTTAGGTGAGTTGaactttaattaaatgagaGGACTCATTTAACAagaatgaatggaaacaaattAGTTGAAACGCCTCAATTAGC contains:
- the tmem101 gene encoding transmembrane protein 101; this encodes MAAPSRKQTLRFLSQFGAFILTRFGFWNCFSMLMLFAERADSKRKPDIHIPYLYVDMGAAVLCASFMSFGVKRRWFAMAAAVQLALSTYASYVGEQVYYGDWLKVRMYSRALAIIGGFLVLASGAGEVYRQKPRSRSLQSTGQVFLGVYLICVVYSLQHSKEDRQAYLNHIVGGEITLMLLEVLFGVLALAFLSGCYIRLAAQILATVLPLVILLIDGNLGYWHHTRKVEFWNQMKLIGHNVGIFGAVLILATDG
- the gngt2b gene encoding guanine nucleotide-binding protein G(I)/G(S)/G(O) subunit gamma-T2b; its protein translation is MARDMSDKEILKMELEQLKKEVSTARTPVGANCAETISFVEGMLPNDPLIKGVPDDKNPYKGDKGGCIIT